GAGTTTTTGTTTACTTTTTGCTCACTCAAAAAGTAAAAAGAATATTAGCCACAGAAAAATATGGTTGATGGTTGATAGAAAGGCCACAAACTAATTATTCTGAGGCAAAAGAAAAGAATATTTAGCCTCTGGATTAAGCGGATTTTCTCCTTCTTTGTCATTCCGTGCTTGACACGGAATCTGGAGTCTGGATTCCCGCGTGCGCGGGAATGACAGAGGAAAAGGGAATGACACAAACCGCAGGTTTGGTCGTAAAAATTCCCTTAGAATTTTGTGACACAAACCGCAGGTTTGGTCGTAAAACACGGCAAGCCGCTAAGAAATCCAGTGATATATTCTTTCAATGCTCTGGTTATTATACAGTTTTCTTATGCCTTTAGACATAGAAAATAATCTATTTTTATCTATATCGGAGATAATTTCACCAATTACATTTCCGTTAAGTTTTGAATCTTCTATTGTTATACTTCCGCCCGTTTCTTCTGCATACTTTGCGTTTATATACTGATGATGATATATCGCATAAGGAAAAGGTACAAAAATTGCAGGCAGTCCCGCACAGGCAATTTCACTTATCACGCTGGCTCCTGCTCTGCTCAAAACCATATCACTTTTCTCATACACCCTTCCCATGTCCTCTATAAAATCATAGACTTCCCAGGATAAATTCAATATTTCATAGCTCTTTTTTACCTTTTTATAATCTTCTCTACCTGTTTGATGAACTACAAAAATCTTCTTCTTTTTGGTTTTCACATACATCTTTGCAAATGTCATCATCGCTTCGTTTATGCTATGCGCACCGCGACTTCCGCCCAGGACCAGGAGATGCAGTGTACCGTTATGTAAAAAATCTCTCCTCTCGGTGCATGAAGTTAATTTTCTTACCGGATTTCCTACCACCTCAACATTACATTTAAAATAATTCTTTGTTTGTGGAAAATTAACAAATACCATATTTGAAATGTGAGAAAGCAATTTGTTTGCCTTTCCGGGGATAGAATTTTGCTCTAAAATTGCTCTTTTCTTCGCGAGCATAAAAGCGGCAAAAACAACAGGAAAAGACACAAAGCCTCCTACGCCAATCACAGCCTGCGGTTTGAATCTTAAAATAATCAAGAACACTCTTATCGTTGCATAAAGAAGAGAAAAAACACTTTTTAACTTATAAAATATTTTCTTTCCCATAAAACCATATATCGGAAGCAAAATGTATTTAAAATCATATTTCTTAAGGATTCTGTTCTCTATACCATGGGAAGAGCCAATAATTAAAACATCCATA
Above is a genomic segment from Deltaproteobacteria bacterium containing:
- the murG gene encoding undecaprenyldiphospho-muramoylpentapeptide beta-N-acetylglucosaminyltransferase, coding for MRKKVLIGGGGTGGHLYTAIALSELLTEKDMDVLIIGSSHGIENRILKKYDFKYILLPIYGFMGKKIFYKLKSVFSLLYATIRVFLIILRFKPQAVIGVGGFVSFPVVFAAFMLAKKRAILEQNSIPGKANKLLSHISNMVFVNFPQTKNYFKCNVEVVGNPVRKLTSCTERRDFLHNGTLHLLVLGGSRGAHSINEAMMTFAKMYVKTKKKKIFVVHQTGREDYKKVKKSYEILNLSWEVYDFIEDMGRVYEKSDMVLSRAGASVISEIACAGLPAIFVPFPYAIYHHQYINAKYAEETGGSITIEDSKLNGNVIGEIISDIDKNRLFSMSKGIRKLYNNQSIERIYHWIS